Proteins from a genomic interval of Pseudomonas anuradhapurensis:
- the pbpC gene encoding peptidoglycan glycosyltransferase PbpC (penicillin-binding protein 1C): MPSLTRLRSRARRLLRIAVPGMLVVLGLLWLADRLWPLPMPGDDLARVVLAEDGTPLWRFADADGVWRYPVSPDEVSPLYLQALLTYEDRWFYRHPGVNPLALARAAWLNLRGGRVVSGGSTLSMQVARLLDPHDRTLAGKLRQLWRTAQLEWHLSKREILQIYLDRAPFGGTLQGVAAASWAYLGKSPMHLTPAEAALLAVLPQAPSRLRPDRHPERAQRARDKVLQRLAEYQVWPERQIREATEEPLVLAPRQEPALAPLLARRLNSADSPPLIRTTLDAALQRRLEDLLLGWRARLPERTSAAILVVEAQTMAVRAYLGSIDLADERRFGHVDMVRSLRSPGSTLKPFLYGMALDDGLIHSESLLQDVPRRYGDYRPGNFSMGFSGPVSASSALALSLNLPAVQLLEAYGPKRFAAQLRMAGMPLTLPPLAEPNLSLILGGAGSRLEDLVGGYAALARGGNSARVRLQPQDPLLERRLLSPGAAWIIRRILSGQARPDRDPHAELVQRPQLAWKTGTSYGFRDAWSIGVGPRYLIGVWIGRPDGTPVPGQFGLASAAPLMLQVHDLLSNRDSQRGISVPVERVPANVGVAAICWPLGQPLHKQDPNCRRQRFAWTLDGTTPPTLQAADQPLGLGLRESVWVNDQGLRVDGSCPGAKARDIALWPAPLEPWLPRVERRAARLPAIDPVCPPQVPASAPPLSIVGVRPGDNLRRPATSSEPLQLHVSALGGGGRRWWFLNGQPLGETQGQDSLLVRFQQVGQAEISALDESGETARVAFQISE; the protein is encoded by the coding sequence ATGCCAAGCTTAACGCGGCTGCGTAGCCGTGCGCGCCGGCTGTTGCGCATTGCCGTGCCTGGCATGCTGGTGGTGCTCGGTCTGTTGTGGCTGGCCGACCGCCTGTGGCCGCTGCCCATGCCTGGCGATGACCTGGCGCGGGTGGTGCTGGCCGAGGACGGCACGCCGTTGTGGCGCTTTGCCGATGCCGATGGCGTGTGGCGGTACCCGGTCAGCCCCGACGAGGTGTCGCCGTTGTACCTGCAGGCGCTGCTGACCTACGAGGACCGCTGGTTCTACCGCCACCCTGGGGTCAACCCACTGGCCCTGGCCCGCGCCGCCTGGCTCAACCTGCGCGGCGGGCGGGTGGTGTCGGGCGGCAGTACGCTGTCGATGCAGGTGGCACGCCTGCTCGACCCGCATGACCGCACCCTGGCCGGCAAGCTGCGGCAGTTGTGGCGTACCGCGCAGCTGGAGTGGCATCTGTCGAAACGCGAGATCCTGCAGATCTACCTGGACCGTGCGCCTTTCGGTGGCACCCTGCAGGGTGTTGCCGCTGCCAGCTGGGCCTACCTGGGCAAGTCGCCCATGCACCTGACCCCGGCCGAAGCGGCGCTGCTGGCGGTGCTGCCGCAGGCACCCAGCCGGCTGCGCCCGGATCGCCACCCCGAACGCGCCCAGCGCGCCCGTGACAAGGTGCTGCAACGCCTGGCCGAATACCAGGTATGGCCGGAGCGGCAAATCCGCGAGGCAACTGAAGAGCCGCTGGTGCTGGCGCCACGCCAGGAACCTGCCCTGGCGCCGCTGCTGGCGCGGCGCCTGAACAGCGCCGACAGCCCGCCGCTGATCCGCACCACGCTCGACGCCGCCTTGCAGCGGCGCCTCGAAGACCTGCTGCTGGGCTGGCGAGCACGGCTGCCGGAGCGGACCTCCGCCGCCATCCTGGTGGTCGAGGCGCAGACCATGGCGGTGCGCGCCTACCTGGGGTCGATCGACCTCGCCGACGAGCGCCGCTTCGGGCATGTCGACATGGTGCGCTCGCTGCGCTCGCCAGGTTCCACGCTCAAGCCGTTTCTCTACGGCATGGCCTTGGACGACGGCCTGATCCATTCCGAGTCGTTGCTGCAGGACGTACCGCGGCGCTATGGCGACTACCGCCCCGGCAACTTCTCCATGGGCTTCAGCGGGCCGGTGTCGGCCAGTTCGGCTTTGGCGCTTTCGCTCAACCTGCCGGCAGTGCAGTTGCTGGAAGCCTACGGCCCGAAACGCTTTGCCGCGCAGTTGCGCATGGCTGGCATGCCGCTGACCTTGCCGCCCCTGGCCGAGCCCAACCTGTCGTTGATCCTGGGCGGCGCGGGCAGCCGCCTGGAAGACCTGGTGGGTGGCTATGCGGCGCTGGCACGGGGTGGCAACAGTGCACGGGTGCGCCTGCAACCGCAGGACCCGTTGCTGGAACGCCGCCTGCTGTCGCCCGGGGCGGCCTGGATCATCCGGCGTATCCTCAGCGGGCAGGCGCGCCCCGACCGCGACCCGCATGCCGAGTTGGTGCAACGCCCGCAACTGGCCTGGAAGACTGGCACCAGTTACGGCTTTCGTGACGCCTGGTCGATTGGCGTGGGGCCACGCTACCTGATCGGTGTGTGGATCGGCCGCCCCGACGGTACGCCGGTGCCCGGGCAGTTCGGCCTGGCTTCGGCGGCGCCGCTGATGCTGCAGGTGCACGACCTGTTGAGCAACCGCGACAGCCAACGTGGCATCAGTGTGCCGGTCGAACGGGTACCGGCGAATGTTGGCGTGGCAGCGATCTGTTGGCCGCTGGGCCAGCCATTGCACAAGCAGGACCCGAATTGCCGGCGTCAGCGTTTCGCCTGGACGTTGGACGGCACTACACCGCCCACCCTGCAGGCGGCCGACCAGCCGCTCGGCCTGGGCCTGCGTGAAAGCGTGTGGGTCAACGACCAAGGGCTCCGCGTCGATGGTAGCTGCCCCGGCGCCAAGGCGCGCGACATCGCGTTGTGGCCGGCCCCGCTGGAGCCTTGGCTACCTCGTGTCGAGCGGCGGGCGGCGCGCCTGCCGGCCATCGACCCGGTGTGCCCGCCGCAGGTGCCGGCCAGTGCGCCGCCGCTATCGATCGTGGGCGTGCGCCCGGGCGACAACCTGCGTCGTCCGGCGACCAGCAGCGAGCCGTTGCAGCTGCATGTGTCAGCGCTGGGTGGCGGCGGCCGGCGTTGGTGGTTCCTCAACGGCCAGCCGTTGGGCGAGACCCAGGGGCAGGACAGCTTGCTGGTCCGCTTCCAGCAGGTCGGTCAGGCCGAAATCAGCGCGCTGGATGAAAGCGGCGAGACGGCGCGGGTGGCGTTCCAGATCAGCGAATAG